GGCGCCACCCGCGCCGGCTCGGACGTGCTGCTGCTCAACACCGCCTTCTCCGGCCCGCAGCTGCGTGACGTGCTGGTGCGCGAGCAGGCCGCGATGGTCGTCTACGACCAGGAGTTCCAGGGCGTCGTGGACGTGGCGACCGAGGGGCTGGACGTGGCCGAGGTCGTGGCCTGGGTCGACGACGACGCAGCACTGGCCGGGCGCACCACGGTGGACACCCTCGTGGCGCAGCACGCCGGCGAGCGCCCCGGCCGCGCCGCGCGTAGGGGCTCGGTCATCCTGCTGACCTCCGGCACCACCGGCACCCCCAAGGGCGCCCGGCGCGGGGCCGACGGCGGGGCCGCGGCGCTGGCCGCGATGTTCGACCGGATCCCCTGGCGGGCCGAGGAGAGCGTCGTGGTCGCGGCGCCGATGTTCCACGCGTGGGGCTTCGGACAGCTCGCCGTGGCGGCCGCCACGACCTGCACGGTCGTGACCCGACGACGCTTCGACCCCGAGGCGACCCTCGCGCTGGTCGAGGAGCACGCCGCGACGGGCCTCGCCGTCGTACCCGTGATGCTCGAGCGGATCATCGACCTGCCCGACGAGGTGCTGGAGCGCTATCCCTGCCGCTCCCTGCGCTTCGCCACCGCCAGCGGGTCGCGGATGCGCCCCGACGCCGTCCTCGCCTTCATGGACCGCTTCGGCGACGTCATCTGCAACAGCTACAACGCCACCGAGGCGGGCCTGATCTCCACCGCCACGCCGGCCGACCTGCGCGTCGCCCCCGACACCGCCGGGCGCCCCGTGCGCGGCACCACCGTGCGGCTGCTCGACGACGACCTGCGCGAGGTGCCGACCGGTGAGGTCGGACGCATCTGCGTGCTCTCCGGCTCGCAGTTCTCCGGCTACACCTCCGGGGCGACCAAGGACTTCCACGGCGACTACATGGTCTCCGGCGACGTCGGCCGCTTCGACGCCGACGGCCGGCTCTTCGTGGTCGGCCGCGACGACGACATGATCGTCTCGGGCGGGGAGAACGTGTACCCGTTGGAGGTCGAGAAGACCCTGGACGCCCACCCCGAGGTGCACGAGAGCGCGGTCGTCGGGGTCGAGGACGAGGCGTTCGGGCAGCGGCTGGCGGCGTACGTCGTGCTGCGGCCGGGCGCGGGGGTCGACGTCGACGGGCTCAAGGCGCACGTGAAGGCGCAGCTGGCCGGCTACAAGGTGCCCCGGGACGTGGTGCTGCTCGACGAGCTGCCGCGCAACGCGACCGGCAAGGTGATGAAACGCCTGCTTCCGTCCACCGCGGGCGGCCCCGGTCTGGCAGGCTCCTGACCGTGGTCGAGCGGATGACCGGCATCGACGCGGGGTTCCTCTACATGGAGACCCCGTCGACCCACATGCACACGCTCAAGATCGCGGTGCTCGACCCGCCCGGCGGGGCGATCGACCTCGACGCCCTGAGCCGCTGGCTGGTGCTCCGGTTGGACGCGATGCCGGCGCTGCGCCGCCGGGTCCAGCCGATCCCGTGGGCGCTGCACCACCCGGTGTGGGTCTCCGACCGGCCGGTCGACCCGCGCCAGCACTGCTTCCACCACCGCCTGCGCGACCCCGGCACCATGCACGAGCTGCACCAGGTCATCGGCCGCATCGCCAGCACCCCGCTGCACCGCGACGTGCCCCTGTGGGAGCTGCACCTCGTGGAGGGGCTCGAGGGCGGCCGAGTGGCGGTGGTCGTGAAGATCCACCACGCCCTCGCCGACGGGGTCGCCGCCAACGCGATGCTCGGCAACGTCGCCGACCAGAACCCGCTCGGCGCACCGCAGCCCTCGCCGCAGGTGGTCGACGACCACACGCCGCCGCCGCGCGAGCTGGCCTGGCTCGGGATCCGCGACGGGGTGGCCCGGGCGGTGCAGCTGCCGGGGCTGCTGGCGCGCACCGTCGCGGCGTTGGTCCGTCTGGTACGCCGGGAGCGACCCGACGACACCGACGTACCCCGCCCCGTGCTGGACACCCCCGCCACGCCGTTCAACTCCGCGCTGACGCCGCGGCGCTCCTTCTCGACCCTGTCCCTGCCGCTGGCGGAGCTGAAGGCGGTCAAGTCCGCGCACGGGGTGACGCTCAACGACGTCGTGCTGTGCGTGGTCGGGGGTGCGCTGCGCCGCTACCTGCTCACACGCGACGCGCTGCCGGAGCGCACCCTCACCTGTGCCGTGCCGGTCTCGACCGAGCCCACGGGCCAGGCGCCCCGGCTGCGCGGCAACCTGGTGTCGAACTTCTTCACCGTGCTGGGCACCGACCAGGCCGACCCGGTGGCGCGGCTGCACCGCGTGCACCGCACCACCGTCGAGGCCAAGCAGGTCCAGCAGACCCTCGGCGCGGAGATGCTGCGGGCGTGGCTGGAGTTCTCCCCGCCCGGCCCCGCCGCGGTCGTGATGCGGCTCTACTCCTGGCTGCGCGCCGCGCGGTGGCACCCCTCCCCGGTCAACGTCGTGGTCTCCAACGTCCCCGGTCCCCGGGCCCCGGTCACCATCGACGGCACCCCCATGACCGACATCTTCAGCGTCGGGCCGATCCTCGAGGGGATCGGGCTCAACGTGACGGTCTGGTCCTACGTCGACCGGATGAACTTCACCCTGCTGGCCTGTCCCGACCTGCTGCCCGACCTCGACGAGCTGACCGCCGAGCTCCGCCCGGCGCTCGACGAGCTGCTGGCGACCATCCGTGAGGAGACCCCGCGATGACCCACCCCCTCTTCCACCGACCCTTCACCCGTGCGGTGAAGGTCGGCGGCGACGCCACCTGGGCGGTCACCCGCCTGGCCGTCCGCTCGGGCCTGGCGGTCCCGAGGCTCGCGGCGGGGGCCCTGGGTCGCCGGCTGATGCCCGAGCCGCCCACCGGGACGGTCCCGGCCGGCCGCACCGTGCGGCTGGCCGGCCGCGGCAGCACCTTCGTCGTCGACGTCCCCGGGCCCACGCCCGACGCACCGGTCGTCGTCCTGCTGCACGGGCTGGCCTGCACGGCGTACCTCAACTGGTTCCCGGTCCTGGGTGCCCTCGGCGACCGCTACCGGGTCGTGGCCTTCGACCAGCGCTGGCACGGGCGCGGCATCGTCTCCGAGCGGTTCC
This genomic window from Nocardioides marinus contains:
- a CDS encoding AMP-binding protein; its protein translation is MAAVVARVRDALWMVRVLQRAGMVPLVRPDRYLRMIAVVRRGVTATTGIALAAARAPRRTALVDERGALTWAELDAGCDAFAVGLLTLTGGEPRTVAVLARNHRGFVHGLAGATRAGSDVLLLNTAFSGPQLRDVLVREQAAMVVYDQEFQGVVDVATEGLDVAEVVAWVDDDAALAGRTTVDTLVAQHAGERPGRAARRGSVILLTSGTTGTPKGARRGADGGAAALAAMFDRIPWRAEESVVVAAPMFHAWGFGQLAVAAATTCTVVTRRRFDPEATLALVEEHAATGLAVVPVMLERIIDLPDEVLERYPCRSLRFATASGSRMRPDAVLAFMDRFGDVICNSYNATEAGLISTATPADLRVAPDTAGRPVRGTTVRLLDDDLREVPTGEVGRICVLSGSQFSGYTSGATKDFHGDYMVSGDVGRFDADGRLFVVGRDDDMIVSGGENVYPLEVEKTLDAHPEVHESAVVGVEDEAFGQRLAAYVVLRPGAGVDVDGLKAHVKAQLAGYKVPRDVVLLDELPRNATGKVMKRLLPSTAGGPGLAGS
- a CDS encoding wax ester/triacylglycerol synthase family O-acyltransferase, with product MVERMTGIDAGFLYMETPSTHMHTLKIAVLDPPGGAIDLDALSRWLVLRLDAMPALRRRVQPIPWALHHPVWVSDRPVDPRQHCFHHRLRDPGTMHELHQVIGRIASTPLHRDVPLWELHLVEGLEGGRVAVVVKIHHALADGVAANAMLGNVADQNPLGAPQPSPQVVDDHTPPPRELAWLGIRDGVARAVQLPGLLARTVAALVRLVRRERPDDTDVPRPVLDTPATPFNSALTPRRSFSTLSLPLAELKAVKSAHGVTLNDVVLCVVGGALRRYLLTRDALPERTLTCAVPVSTEPTGQAPRLRGNLVSNFFTVLGTDQADPVARLHRVHRTTVEAKQVQQTLGAEMLRAWLEFSPPGPAAVVMRLYSWLRAARWHPSPVNVVVSNVPGPRAPVTIDGTPMTDIFSVGPILEGIGLNVTVWSYVDRMNFTLLACPDLLPDLDELTAELRPALDELLATIREETPR